From Anaerohalosphaera lusitana, one genomic window encodes:
- a CDS encoding PEP-CTERM sorting domain-containing protein: MGAFIVETHSSGRGNANFNAVNGDPHYSSPTSGAPGLTATHHAWGSYGAFPDIYEFSYTPGTDADNWAVPDYQYFGNGDYTTGKPGGQTGYYNVYITFPSSINVSSLCDITVTSDGDPVVLTGVNMNTGGTTTEGQPWLGANDSWWMIAERVLLTEGQTYTVTQAAQDDSYVSMRSAGVMWEFVETPEPTTIALLGLGSLALRRRRKA; this comes from the coding sequence ATGGGTGCATTTATTGTGGAGACCCACAGCAGCGGCCGGGGCAATGCAAATTTCAACGCTGTCAACGGAGATCCGCATTACTCAAGTCCGACATCGGGTGCGCCAGGGCTTACTGCGACCCATCATGCATGGGGCAGCTACGGGGCGTTTCCGGATATTTACGAATTTTCGTATACTCCCGGAACAGATGCGGACAACTGGGCTGTGCCGGACTATCAGTATTTCGGCAACGGTGACTACACGACGGGCAAGCCTGGCGGTCAGACGGGCTACTACAATGTTTATATAACATTCCCAAGCAGTATCAATGTGTCTTCGCTCTGTGACATAACCGTTACAAGCGACGGCGATCCAGTTGTTCTGACTGGGGTAAACATGAATACGGGCGGGACCACTACCGAGGGTCAGCCATGGCTTGGTGCCAATGACAGTTGGTGGATGATCGCCGAGCGGGTTCTTCTCACCGAAGGCCAGACCTACACAGTCACGCAGGCAGCGCAGGATGATTCATATGTTTCTATGAGATCCGCAGGTGTTATGTGGGAGTTCGTCGAAACGCCTGAGCCGACTACGATCGCTTTGCTTGGATTGGGATCGCTGGCATTGAGGCGCAGAAGAAAAGCATAA
- a CDS encoding heme-binding protein: MGFIGKTTGLLGGIAVALGLAGCAVSQQTAYTNAGSTVTKGEVIEEIEKAVDGAEELKGEGETGAARDELAAKAQELGSKLGSSDAGYVLSEAAREEVTMSDEQAFDYLKRRMETAVDALKFEANVSADLPEGWPEPSMVGLVRLKKYPVVRMVKAEGADQGETFGVLFSHIKEREIPMTAPVQMDYEAEGEGMRMEAMSFYYPSEEVGTTGQADQAVVFDSEPMKVVSVAVKGAYNKGTYEPAVEKLKAWLEEQDKYEAVGGVRVLGYNGPFTPWWMKYSEVQIPVSEKR, from the coding sequence ATGGGATTCATTGGTAAAACAACGGGGCTGCTTGGCGGTATTGCGGTTGCATTGGGGCTGGCAGGTTGTGCAGTCAGCCAGCAGACGGCATATACGAATGCCGGCAGTACGGTGACCAAAGGTGAGGTTATCGAGGAGATCGAGAAGGCTGTCGATGGGGCGGAGGAGCTCAAGGGTGAAGGTGAAACGGGGGCGGCCAGGGACGAACTGGCGGCTAAGGCCCAGGAGCTCGGAAGTAAGCTGGGCAGCAGCGACGCCGGTTATGTGCTCAGCGAGGCAGCGCGTGAGGAAGTTACGATGTCCGACGAGCAGGCGTTTGATTATCTCAAGCGGCGGATGGAAACTGCTGTGGATGCGCTAAAATTTGAGGCGAATGTCTCGGCGGATCTTCCCGAGGGCTGGCCAGAACCGAGCATGGTGGGGCTTGTACGCCTAAAGAAGTACCCCGTTGTGCGTATGGTAAAGGCTGAAGGTGCGGATCAGGGAGAGACTTTCGGTGTACTGTTCAGTCATATCAAGGAGCGAGAGATTCCGATGACCGCGCCGGTGCAGATGGATTATGAGGCTGAGGGAGAAGGGATGCGAATGGAGGCGATGTCGTTTTACTATCCCAGCGAGGAGGTCGGCACGACCGGGCAGGCGGATCAGGCAGTTGTCTTCGACAGCGAGCCGATGAAGGTTGTTAGTGTTGCTGTGAAGGGCGCTTACAACAAGGGGACGTATGAGCCTGCTGTTGAGAAGCTCAAGGCATGGCTGGAAGAGCAGGACAAATATGAGGCGGTTGGTGGTGTCCGCGTGCTGGGCTATAACGGCCCGTTTACACCCTGGTGGATGAAATACAGCGAGGTGCAAATACCGGTCAGTGAAAAGCGCTAA
- a CDS encoding pyruvoyl-dependent arginine decarboxylase, which yields MANVFTQASLQVGTGMQDYGGLNGVLVGNRIPKDYFVTEGTGQSDITVHAGSYHLALRNAGIEMCNIMCYSSILPKIARQIDKPAELTHGSVMETISAVATADRGQRATAGIIYGWLRRKDDGEKHGGLVCEYNGHKAEADACAELRSSLKELYTNGYSDDFDMDEIVLHSTSFVPEKRYGTALIALCFVNYVVPMLGNTQGL from the coding sequence TTGGCAAATGTATTTACTCAAGCATCACTACAAGTAGGTACGGGAATGCAGGACTACGGGGGACTCAATGGGGTTTTGGTAGGCAATCGCATTCCTAAAGATTATTTCGTGACAGAGGGCACGGGTCAAAGCGACATTACTGTGCACGCGGGCAGCTATCATCTTGCGCTGCGCAACGCGGGCATAGAGATGTGCAACATCATGTGCTACTCTTCAATCCTTCCTAAGATCGCACGGCAGATAGATAAGCCTGCTGAGCTTACGCACGGGTCGGTCATGGAGACGATTAGTGCGGTTGCGACGGCGGATCGCGGTCAGCGTGCTACGGCCGGGATTATCTACGGCTGGCTGCGGCGGAAGGACGACGGCGAAAAGCACGGCGGACTGGTCTGTGAGTACAACGGTCATAAGGCCGAGGCGGACGCGTGTGCGGAACTGCGGTCGAGTCTGAAAGAGCTGTATACGAACGGCTACAGCGATGACTTCGACATGGACGAGATCGTGCTGCACAGTACCAGTTTCGTGCCCGAAAAGCGGTACGGGACAGCGCTGATCGCACTATGCTTCGTCAATTACGTCGTGCCGATGCTGGGCAATACGCAAGGCCTGTAA
- a CDS encoding trypsin-like peptidase domain-containing protein: MVKRILLVLVSGVILAGLSGCNKPATVNKVIEDEPERLLDFRKIVQQAKDEVFPTVVYIKCIREDHTQGKKMSQEVGGSGVIISVDGEVLTNWHVVDKALEVRCLLYDGRAMDAEVLGTDKDADLALLKLDKGEDEQVPFANVGDSSKLREGDFVMAMGAPLGLSRSVSIGIISCTDRYLPDDSQYSVWLQTDASISPGNSGGPLVNTDGEVVGINTLGVIFGGDMGFSIPSNTVKMLVPQLREHGEVKWSWLGLQLQALRDFEKDIYFDGDQGVIVAETDPESPARRAGLQPRDRIMSIAGRDVRCLTQEDLPAIRRTIGMLEKGEIVTLQYSRGGEIRTVELKPTDKGAVEGEELDCPRWDMTVKEINRFDKPDLYFYRNEGVFIYGVKYPGNARDAGLRENDIILKIDGEKVKTLDDVSRIRKELVDKVDEKSKVVVSVLRKGLLRQCVLDYSRDYEKE; encoded by the coding sequence ATGGTGAAGAGGATTCTGTTGGTTCTCGTTTCTGGGGTGATTCTTGCGGGGCTGAGCGGCTGTAATAAGCCTGCGACAGTGAATAAGGTTATCGAGGATGAACCTGAACGGCTGCTGGATTTCCGCAAGATAGTGCAGCAGGCCAAGGATGAAGTTTTTCCGACTGTGGTCTATATCAAATGTATCCGTGAGGACCATACGCAGGGTAAGAAGATGTCGCAGGAGGTGGGCGGCAGCGGTGTGATCATCTCGGTGGATGGTGAGGTGCTGACTAACTGGCACGTGGTGGACAAGGCGCTGGAAGTGCGGTGTCTGCTGTATGACGGCCGGGCTATGGATGCGGAGGTGCTGGGAACGGACAAGGATGCGGACCTGGCGCTTTTGAAGCTGGACAAGGGTGAAGATGAACAGGTACCGTTTGCGAATGTCGGCGATTCGTCGAAGCTGCGCGAGGGCGATTTCGTGATGGCAATGGGGGCGCCGCTGGGTCTTAGCAGGTCGGTCTCGATCGGGATCATATCATGTACGGACCGGTATCTGCCCGACGACAGTCAGTACAGCGTGTGGCTGCAGACTGATGCATCGATCAGCCCGGGCAACAGCGGCGGGCCGTTGGTGAATACCGATGGTGAAGTCGTCGGGATCAATACTCTGGGTGTGATATTCGGCGGGGACATGGGTTTTTCGATACCGAGCAACACGGTGAAAATGCTGGTGCCTCAGCTTCGCGAGCACGGCGAGGTGAAATGGAGCTGGCTGGGTCTGCAGCTTCAGGCGCTGCGAGATTTCGAGAAGGATATTTATTTCGACGGTGACCAGGGCGTTATCGTTGCTGAGACCGACCCCGAGAGCCCGGCAAGGCGAGCGGGTCTGCAGCCGCGGGACAGGATCATGAGCATCGCGGGGCGTGACGTCCGCTGTCTTACGCAGGAGGATCTGCCGGCGATACGCAGAACTATCGGCATGCTGGAAAAGGGCGAGATCGTGACGCTTCAGTACAGCAGGGGCGGTGAAATCAGGACCGTGGAGCTCAAGCCGACCGATAAGGGCGCGGTCGAGGGTGAGGAGCTGGACTGCCCTCGATGGGACATGACGGTCAAAGAGATCAACCGGTTTGACAAGCCTGATCTGTACTTCTACCGGAACGAGGGCGTTTTCATTTACGGTGTGAAGTATCCGGGCAATGCCAGGGATGCCGGTCTGCGTGAGAATGACATTATTTTGAAGATCGACGGCGAGAAGGTCAAGACGCTCGACGATGTCAGCAGGATACGCAAGGAGCTTGTGGACAAGGTTGACGAAAAGTCGAAAGTAGTCGTGAGTGTTCTGCGCAAGGGGCTGCTGCGGCAGTGCGTTCTTGATTATTCGCGGGACTACGAGAAGGAATAG
- a CDS encoding PDZ domain-containing protein produces the protein MRSKLLMLVLALFVCGSVFAAEGMDEQDKFTLAEKVELAKSISDSVVQVRYYLKTDKGEQPEGASVQRYCPNCGSYHSYSTGSELIKEERPFEAAGYAIGDNKFVAQELTIHPRFVEDVKIAFNGKEVDAEVSAYAKDCGVMMLEAEEELAGVKPLEFNPDAEGDLVAVEYDKANAQWGMTVKGFSISASVKEDGLTCGVGSASGVIMNRQGDAVGICLSMEMPLDDGWKGSPADWELVPAGEMDAMEDKIEQIADGGLLRVKLNLRSPRKNQSSMGYYSSNDDEEKTEIDTCGVLVNAKKLLVLKKLKPKVTARLEKITVYPADGEPVTAEFSGTLKDYGAFVAELSEELEGEVELSQASVFDYRNKPLIYALVRVQGDSKVSYYGHKRIAQFQEGWKSQIYPQVSSGSYDEEGKMFLFDSAGRLVSMPIARREKVESDRGYFYDDDTLMTYSGYLNPVLADLASNVDHSNVPLTEEEENRLAWIGVELQPLNQELARVNNVSDMTKDGENGALVSYVYPNSPAAKKGIELGDVLIRLHIEGVPQPMEVDLSSGYFMESFPWDQYDMIPGEYFDRIPTPWPNAENTFTRALTNVGFGKEYTAEFARDGETFTKEFEVTQSPAHYGSAKKFKSEDLGMTVRNLTYEVQRYFQRTDDDPGVIVSKIEPGEKAAVAGIRPYEIITHVNDKPVSDVEAFENLVKNGEEMRFAVKRMTKGRVVKIKTDAGGDETAEAENEESDETVTAG, from the coding sequence ATGAGATCGAAGCTTCTTATGTTAGTCTTGGCATTGTTTGTGTGCGGATCTGTCTTTGCAGCGGAAGGGATGGATGAGCAGGATAAGTTTACGCTTGCTGAAAAAGTTGAGCTGGCGAAATCGATCAGTGATTCGGTAGTGCAGGTGCGTTACTATCTCAAGACCGACAAGGGTGAACAGCCCGAGGGCGCGAGTGTGCAGCGGTACTGTCCAAACTGCGGAAGTTATCACAGTTATTCGACGGGCAGTGAGTTGATCAAGGAAGAACGGCCTTTTGAGGCGGCTGGTTATGCGATCGGCGATAATAAGTTTGTCGCGCAGGAACTGACAATTCACCCGCGTTTTGTTGAAGATGTGAAGATCGCGTTTAACGGCAAGGAAGTTGATGCGGAAGTTTCGGCTTATGCCAAAGACTGCGGCGTGATGATGCTGGAAGCGGAGGAGGAACTTGCAGGTGTCAAACCATTGGAGTTCAATCCGGACGCCGAAGGTGATCTTGTCGCGGTTGAATACGACAAGGCGAATGCGCAGTGGGGCATGACGGTCAAGGGTTTCAGTATCAGTGCTTCGGTTAAAGAGGACGGGCTTACCTGCGGTGTCGGTTCTGCCAGCGGAGTGATCATGAACCGCCAGGGCGATGCCGTCGGGATATGTTTGAGCATGGAGATGCCGCTGGATGATGGATGGAAGGGTTCGCCCGCGGACTGGGAGCTGGTGCCTGCCGGCGAGATGGATGCGATGGAGGATAAGATCGAGCAGATAGCTGATGGCGGTTTGCTTCGTGTTAAGCTCAATCTTCGCAGCCCGCGGAAGAACCAGTCTTCGATGGGCTATTACAGCAGCAATGATGATGAGGAGAAGACCGAGATCGATACCTGCGGTGTGCTGGTGAATGCTAAGAAGCTGCTCGTGTTGAAAAAGCTCAAACCCAAGGTCACTGCCCGTCTTGAGAAGATCACTGTTTATCCGGCAGATGGTGAGCCGGTGACCGCAGAGTTCTCCGGGACGCTGAAGGACTACGGCGCATTCGTTGCGGAGCTTAGCGAGGAGCTCGAGGGTGAGGTCGAGCTGTCGCAGGCTAGTGTTTTTGATTATCGCAACAAGCCATTGATCTATGCGCTGGTTCGGGTTCAGGGTGACAGCAAGGTGAGTTATTACGGGCACAAACGTATCGCGCAGTTTCAGGAAGGATGGAAGAGTCAGATTTATCCGCAGGTCAGCAGCGGCAGCTATGATGAAGAGGGCAAGATGTTTTTGTTTGATTCGGCTGGTCGGCTCGTTTCGATGCCGATCGCAAGACGCGAGAAGGTCGAGAGCGACCGGGGTTATTTTTACGATGATGATACACTGATGACTTACTCGGGATATCTCAATCCGGTGCTGGCTGATCTGGCGAGCAATGTTGATCATTCGAATGTGCCGTTGACCGAGGAAGAGGAGAACCGGCTCGCGTGGATCGGTGTAGAGCTTCAGCCTTTGAATCAGGAACTGGCGAGGGTGAACAATGTCTCTGACATGACCAAGGACGGAGAAAACGGGGCGCTGGTCAGTTATGTTTATCCGAATTCGCCTGCTGCGAAAAAGGGAATCGAGCTTGGTGATGTGCTCATACGTCTGCATATCGAGGGCGTCCCGCAGCCGATGGAGGTTGATCTCAGCTCGGGCTACTTCATGGAAAGCTTCCCGTGGGATCAGTATGACATGATACCGGGTGAGTACTTCGATCGGATACCTACGCCCTGGCCGAACGCGGAAAATACGTTTACGCGGGCACTGACGAATGTCGGCTTCGGCAAGGAATACACCGCTGAGTTCGCGCGTGACGGTGAGACGTTTACGAAGGAATTCGAGGTGACTCAGAGTCCGGCACATTACGGCAGTGCGAAAAAGTTCAAGTCTGAGGACCTGGGCATGACGGTGCGGAACCTGACGTATGAGGTCCAGCGGTACTTCCAGCGAACGGACGATGATCCCGGCGTGATCGTGAGCAAGATCGAGCCGGGTGAGAAGGCGGCTGTGGCTGGGATCAGACCCTACGAGATCATAACGCATGTGAACGATAAGCCGGTAAGTGATGTGGAGGCGTTCGAGAATCTGGTCAAGAACGGCGAGGAGATGCGTTTTGCGGTCAAGCGTATGACCAAGGGACGGGTCGTGAAGATCAAGACGGATGCCGGCGGGGATGAAACTGCCGAGGCTGAAAATGAGGAATCTGACGAAACCGTCACCGCGGGGTAA
- a CDS encoding acyl-CoA thioesterase — protein sequence MADQKPKKPCQSAVTTRYLLMPHHANPHGTAFGGTIMSWIDTVASMAAQRHARTEVVTASIDQIQFRQPINIGDHVLLKASVNYVGRTSMEVGVKVTKENPYTGNSTVATTAHLTFVALDEKHRPTVIPPLEPATDDEKRRFANAQKRLEQRKTEITKKGE from the coding sequence ATGGCCGATCAGAAGCCTAAAAAGCCCTGCCAGAGTGCCGTCACCACACGTTACCTGCTTATGCCCCACCACGCAAATCCCCACGGCACGGCCTTCGGAGGCACGATCATGTCCTGGATCGACACAGTCGCATCCATGGCGGCCCAGCGGCACGCACGCACCGAAGTCGTCACGGCATCGATTGACCAGATCCAGTTCCGCCAGCCGATCAACATCGGCGACCACGTCCTGCTGAAGGCTTCGGTTAACTATGTGGGCAGAACCTCCATGGAAGTAGGTGTGAAGGTCACTAAAGAAAACCCATACACAGGCAACTCAACCGTCGCCACCACCGCGCACCTGACATTCGTGGCCCTGGACGAAAAACACAGACCAACCGTAATCCCTCCCCTCGAACCTGCAACCGATGATGAGAAAAGACGCTTCGCCAATGCCCAAAAAAGGCTGGAGCAAAGAAAAACCGAAATCACAAAAAAAGGCGAATAG
- the rpmA gene encoding 50S ribosomal protein L27 yields MAHKKGQGSSRNGRDSNPQYRGIKLYGGQQAKAGSILVRQCGTKFQPGFNVGLGKDCTLFALKEGIVQFKGRKVHVVA; encoded by the coding sequence ATGGCACATAAGAAGGGACAAGGTTCTTCAAGAAACGGTCGGGATTCCAATCCCCAATATCGTGGTATCAAGCTCTACGGCGGCCAGCAGGCAAAGGCCGGTTCGATTCTCGTACGCCAGTGCGGCACAAAGTTCCAGCCGGGCTTTAACGTAGGCCTCGGCAAGGACTGCACGCTTTTCGCACTCAAGGAAGGCATAGTACAGTTCAAGGGTCGCAAGGTCCACGTAGTTGCATAG
- a CDS encoding peroxiredoxin family protein, whose amino-acid sequence MTNRNLLASFIAAILLIIVILFIIDKGPYEEAQPQEAQAEKEPQTQIDKVIADADTWAPIFEQWYGKPAPELELTDITGETHNLSDYKGTNVVLVFWATWCPPCKMEIPHLKALREEMSKDELMILAISNEADRTVKSFAEQENLNYTVIATDKQLPKPYSLVTGIPTSIYLDKQGNIKLATQGLVNEEHARAIILAE is encoded by the coding sequence ATGACAAACAGAAACCTCCTGGCAAGTTTCATAGCTGCAATATTGCTTATCATTGTGATACTTTTCATAATCGACAAGGGCCCGTACGAGGAGGCGCAGCCGCAAGAGGCACAGGCAGAAAAAGAGCCCCAGACCCAGATCGACAAAGTCATCGCCGATGCCGACACGTGGGCACCTATCTTCGAACAATGGTACGGCAAGCCCGCTCCGGAACTTGAGTTGACAGACATAACCGGCGAAACCCATAATCTGTCTGACTACAAGGGCACAAACGTGGTACTCGTCTTCTGGGCAACGTGGTGTCCGCCCTGCAAAATGGAAATTCCGCACCTCAAAGCGTTAAGAGAAGAAATGAGTAAAGACGAGCTGATGATCCTTGCAATTTCAAATGAAGCTGATAGGACAGTCAAATCTTTTGCTGAGCAGGAAAACTTGAACTACACAGTCATTGCCACCGACAAACAGCTTCCAAAACCGTACAGCCTCGTGACCGGCATCCCGACAAGCATATACCTTGACAAACAGGGCAATATCAAACTGGCCACCCAGGGCCTGGTCAATGAAGAACATGCCCGAGCGATAATATTGGCTGAGTGA
- a CDS encoding FG-GAP-like repeat-containing protein, protein MMGNFSIKWGSFLKRGGMTFFGFVICSLVTSVGFALQPGFDQVLVKEVGVTRAWGVGAGDFNNDGIEDIVTGDTYGDVHLYLGNGDGTFVDGGVVINQTYHNAYALAAADFNDDGNDDFVLTMTGDYGTTILDGQVHLYLGNGDGTFVSNGWPQAGQVVGDAGTDVMAVAAADVDGDGDVDLVAGDVTGSGNSAADVTLYRNQGNDTSGNPTWAAETIVSATGVVDPELPPYYPPTSYMHGYGVAFGDLDGDGDQDLLLSDRASYAYVYRNDGAGNFAPIRYNAISTRPLALGRLHAVFTSKLSLSCGDFNGDGLVDFVTGGSDGDWEGVVDLWLNEGNDGSGNPQFGFAGNIGANGTDAKGIATLQINSDTDSYVDVVFGNYEGVLTGLLTDRTDTDGDGIIDRYDNAPLYPNAPRLDMNDDGGINSLDQLDNDQDGVGDPADADDDDDGVDDITDNSPMVANADQKDTDGDGRGDASDPLNDTDSDGDGILDGPIDPELYMHAMQAKGEWSKSDTHFIIRIDALGRAFQNEFTQLMTDAAIWGPTEWETKKLENYNGIGDSPATSGYQVPSDLPGGKSTPLTLVVIPRRIWNAFGDPDPVAWMNDRLANDNLEIGQHGTYHANNTMLGDWASDPTINYYSCETCGFTMEEMFQYLRVGKRTLLGDYSDMWLQDSGADPATSPYVDWTNAANPLISYAPPFNTSDAPSRDAISRLGYLAFSASIWEENTSIFTPEGSHHEQFDQFGMYHASADLQVDPEYSGSDTMTYTEYLNSITQFGQLNTWLIEEVEWCTRYCNDLPRLEPCAASPSGLNRETNMVDPDRWAKWLTLLDFVNANGQPMTLGDYALAVSFDNAPTVANPDQADADHDGIGDVIDDAVIASDGVTLAWNGDVAEGTLTATLTAGGNGIADQTVQISWDSDGDGTDELLTATTDSTGTATVTLQSARSGGSYLCDIYWDGILVQSSTTVEVTVPCTLAADLTGDCQVRFDDFAVLASEWMMTGDTADCALTADIAGSDCTVDMADLEVLAGEWLN, encoded by the coding sequence ATGATGGGGAACTTTTCTATCAAGTGGGGGAGTTTTTTGAAACGGGGGGGGATGACATTTTTTGGTTTTGTCATTTGCTCATTAGTGACGTCTGTTGGGTTCGCACTTCAGCCGGGGTTCGATCAGGTACTTGTTAAGGAGGTCGGTGTAACCCGCGCGTGGGGCGTAGGGGCAGGCGACTTCAACAACGACGGGATCGAAGATATTGTTACCGGCGACACCTATGGCGATGTACATCTTTATCTTGGCAACGGTGACGGAACTTTTGTTGACGGCGGTGTCGTCATTAACCAGACCTATCACAATGCGTATGCTCTGGCAGCAGCGGATTTCAACGACGACGGCAATGACGATTTCGTACTGACGATGACTGGAGATTACGGCACGACGATCCTGGACGGTCAGGTGCATCTGTATCTCGGCAATGGTGACGGTACGTTCGTTTCCAACGGCTGGCCGCAGGCGGGGCAGGTGGTCGGTGATGCCGGTACCGATGTGATGGCTGTTGCTGCGGCGGATGTGGACGGCGACGGCGATGTCGATCTGGTTGCCGGTGATGTTACCGGTTCGGGCAACAGTGCAGCGGATGTGACGCTGTATCGCAACCAGGGCAACGACACATCCGGCAATCCGACATGGGCTGCGGAGACGATCGTTTCGGCGACGGGTGTTGTAGACCCTGAGCTGCCGCCATATTATCCGCCGACCAGCTATATGCATGGTTACGGTGTCGCGTTCGGCGATCTGGACGGCGACGGAGATCAGGATCTGCTTCTGAGTGACCGGGCGAGCTATGCTTATGTTTACCGCAACGATGGTGCGGGAAATTTTGCGCCGATCCGCTACAATGCGATAAGCACCAGACCTTTAGCGCTTGGCAGACTGCATGCGGTCTTTACCAGCAAGCTGTCATTAAGCTGCGGAGATTTTAACGGTGACGGTCTTGTCGACTTCGTAACCGGCGGCAGTGACGGTGACTGGGAAGGCGTTGTCGATCTGTGGCTCAACGAGGGAAATGACGGATCGGGAAATCCGCAGTTTGGTTTCGCCGGCAATATCGGAGCGAACGGTACGGATGCCAAGGGTATTGCGACACTTCAGATAAACAGCGATACAGACAGTTACGTTGACGTTGTGTTCGGCAATTACGAAGGCGTGCTTACCGGCCTTTTGACGGACAGGACGGATACGGACGGTGACGGCATTATAGACAGATACGACAATGCGCCGCTGTATCCGAATGCCCCGCGGCTGGATATGAATGACGACGGCGGGATCAATTCGCTGGACCAGCTTGACAATGATCAGGATGGCGTGGGTGACCCTGCGGACGCTGATGACGATGATGATGGTGTCGATGATATAACGGACAACAGCCCGATGGTCGCCAATGCTGACCAGAAAGACACTGACGGCGACGGCAGGGGCGATGCTTCCGATCCGCTGAACGATACCGACAGTGACGGTGACGGCATTCTTGACGGGCCGATAGATCCTGAGCTGTACATGCATGCGATGCAGGCCAAGGGTGAATGGTCGAAGAGCGATACGCACTTCATTATCCGCATCGATGCACTTGGCAGAGCGTTCCAGAACGAGTTTACGCAATTGATGACGGATGCAGCGATCTGGGGACCGACCGAGTGGGAAACTAAAAAGCTCGAAAACTATAACGGCATCGGTGACAGTCCCGCAACGAGCGGTTACCAGGTGCCTTCCGATCTGCCGGGCGGTAAATCCACGCCGCTTACGCTTGTAGTGATCCCGAGGAGGATCTGGAATGCGTTCGGTGATCCGGATCCGGTTGCCTGGATGAACGACAGGCTGGCGAATGACAATCTCGAGATCGGTCAGCACGGCACTTATCACGCGAACAATACTATGCTCGGCGACTGGGCAAGCGATCCGACCATCAACTACTATTCGTGCGAGACGTGCGGTTTTACGATGGAAGAAATGTTCCAGTATCTGCGTGTTGGTAAACGTACGCTGCTCGGCGATTACAGTGATATGTGGCTGCAGGACAGCGGTGCCGATCCGGCGACTTCGCCTTATGTTGACTGGACGAACGCAGCGAATCCGCTGATCAGTTATGCTCCGCCGTTCAACACTTCGGATGCTCCCAGCCGTGACGCAATCAGCAGGCTTGGTTACCTTGCGTTCAGTGCGAGCATATGGGAAGAGAACACTTCGATCTTCACGCCCGAAGGTTCGCATCACGAGCAGTTCGATCAGTTCGGCATGTATCACGCGAGTGCCGATCTGCAGGTCGATCCTGAGTACAGCGGCAGTGACACGATGACGTACACGGAATACCTCAACAGCATCACGCAGTTCGGGCAGTTGAACACGTGGCTGATCGAAGAGGTTGAATGGTGCACGCGTTACTGTAACGATTTGCCGCGACTCGAACCATGTGCAGCCTCTCCGAGCGGTCTCAATCGTGAGACGAACATGGTCGATCCGGACCGATGGGCGAAATGGCTGACCCTGCTCGACTTCGTCAACGCGAACGGCCAGCCGATGACGCTTGGTGATTACGCACTGGCGGTAAGTTTCGACAACGCACCGACGGTTGCGAACCCCGACCAGGCGGATGCCGACCATGACGGTATCGGCGATGTTATAGATGATGCTGTGATCGCCAGTGACGGAGTTACTCTGGCTTGGAACGGTGATGTTGCCGAGGGTACACTGACGGCAACCCTGACTGCAGGCGGAAACGGTATTGCGGATCAGACTGTTCAGATTTCATGGGACAGCGACGGCGATGGTACCGACGAGCTGCTCACCGCAACGACAGACAGCACCGGCACTGCAACGGTAACCCTGCAGTCCGCCAGAAGTGGCGGCAGCTATCTTTGCGATATCTACTGGGACGGCATACTCGTCCAGTCGAGTACAACGGTTGAAGTCACTGTGCCTTGTACGCTGGCTGCTGACCTGACGGGTGACTGCCAGGTGCGTTTCGATGATTTCGCGGTACTTGCATCGGAGTGGATGATGACCGGTGATACCGCTGATTGCGCACTTACGGCGGACATAGCAGGCAGTGACTGCACGGTTGACATGGCTGATCTTGAAGTGCTGGCTGGTGAATGGCTTAATTAG